A genomic window from Peromyscus maniculatus bairdii isolate BWxNUB_F1_BW_parent chromosome 1, HU_Pman_BW_mat_3.1, whole genome shotgun sequence includes:
- the LOC143271152 gene encoding uncharacterized protein LOC143271152, which yields MQKRVLDYDTDRNQEVTTCGSCKPCCCQSSCCKPCCYSGCGSSCCQSSCCKPCCCQSNCCKPCCCQSSCCKPCCCQSSCCKPCCCQSSCCKPCCCQSCCCKPCCSSDCGSSCCQSSCCKPCCCQSSCCKPCCCQSCCCKPCCSSDCGSSCCQSSCCKPCCCQSSCCKPCCCQSSCCKPCCCHCCKPCCCQSSCCKPCCCQSSCCKPCCCQSSCCKPCCCESSCCKPCCCESSCCKPCCCQSSCFQLLLQALLLFGLWVFLLLVHLPKPSCYVPMCCQRKI from the exons ATGCAGAAGAGAGTCCTAGACTATGACACAGACAGGAACCAGGAAGTGACCAC ctgtgggagctgcaagccctgctgctgtcaatCAAgttgctgcaagccctgctgctatTCAGGCTGCGGGTCTTCCTGCTGTCAATCCAGctgctgcaaaccctgctgctgtcagtccaactgctgcaaaccctgctgctgccagtccagctgctgcaaaccctgctgctgccagtccagctgttgcaagccctgctgctgtcagtccagctgctgcaaaccctgctgctgccagtcctgctgctgcaagccctgctgctcttCAGACTGTGGGTCTTCCTGTTGCCAGTCTAGCTGCTGCAAGCCTtgctgctgccagtccagctgctgcaagccctgctgctgtcagtcctgCTGCTGCAagccttgctgctcttcagactGTGGGTCTTCCTGTTGCCAGTCCAGCtgttgcaagccctgctgctgtcagtccagctgctgtaAGCCTTGttgctgtcagtccagctgctgcaagccctgctgctgtca ctgctgcaaaccctgctgctgtcagtctaGCTGCTGCAAGCcttgctgctgtcagtccagctgttgcaagccctgctgctgccagtccagctgttgcaaaccctgctgctgtgagtccagctgctgcaaaccctgctgctgtgagtccagctgctgcaaaccctgctgctgtcagtccagctgtt tccagctgctgctgcaagccctgctgctcttCGGGCTGTGGGTCTTCCTGCTGTTAGTCCACCTGCCGAAGCCATCATGCTATGTCCCCATGTGCTGCCAGCGCAAGATCTGA